From one Synechocystis sp. PCC 6803 substr. PCC-P genomic stretch:
- a CDS encoding 2-phosphosulfolactate phosphatase family protein — protein sequence MEIFVYHTPELTPDQSLPDCAVVIDVLRATTTIATALKVGAEAVQVFSSLDDLMATSESWPGEKRLRAGERGGAAVAGYDLGNSPLDCTSELMAGKRLFLSTTNGTRALQRVKDCPQLVTASLVNRGAAVDYLAQTQPKTVWLLGSGWEGGYSLEDTVCAGAIASLLREKGIDFTVGNDEVVAAQSLYRQWRSDLLNLFKQASHGQRLLKLDRLEDLRYCATEDLIDILPKQVSPGVLTAA from the coding sequence GTGGAAATCTTTGTTTATCACACGCCGGAATTAACACCAGATCAATCCTTGCCTGACTGTGCCGTGGTTATTGATGTCCTACGGGCTACGACCACGATCGCCACTGCCTTAAAAGTTGGCGCAGAAGCGGTTCAGGTTTTTAGCTCCCTTGATGATTTGATGGCCACCAGTGAATCCTGGCCGGGGGAAAAACGTCTCCGGGCGGGGGAAAGGGGCGGGGCCGCCGTGGCGGGCTACGATTTGGGTAATTCTCCCTTAGATTGTACGTCGGAGTTGATGGCGGGGAAAAGATTGTTTCTTTCCACCACCAATGGCACTAGGGCTTTGCAGAGGGTGAAGGATTGTCCTCAGTTGGTCACAGCTTCTTTGGTTAACCGGGGAGCGGCGGTGGATTACCTAGCCCAAACCCAGCCCAAAACAGTGTGGCTATTGGGTTCCGGTTGGGAAGGGGGTTATTCCCTAGAAGATACGGTCTGTGCTGGGGCGATCGCCAGCTTGCTCCGGGAAAAAGGCATTGATTTCACCGTGGGCAATGATGAAGTGGTGGCGGCCCAAAGTTTGTACCGCCAATGGCGGAGTGATTTACTGAATTTGTTTAAACAAGCCAGCCATGGCCAACGGCTACTCAAGCTTGACCGCCTAGAGGATTTGCGCTACTGCGCCACAGAGGATTTAATTGATATTCTGCCCAAACAAGTGTCGCCAGGGGTGTTGACCGCTGCTTAA
- a CDS encoding nitroreductase family protein — protein sequence MDTFDAIYQRRSVKHFDPDHRLTAEEERKLLEAAIQAPTSFNIQHWRFLIIRDPQLRQTIREKYGNQAQMTDASLLILVAADVNAWDKDPARYWRNAPREVANYLVGAIASFYGGKPQLQRDEAQRSIGMAMQNLMLAAKAMGYDSCPMIGFDLQKVAELVKLPADYAIGPMVAIGKRTEDARAKGGQTPLEELVWENSFA from the coding sequence ATGGACACCTTTGACGCTATTTACCAACGGCGATCGGTTAAGCATTTTGACCCTGACCATCGTTTAACGGCCGAAGAAGAAAGAAAGTTGCTCGAAGCGGCCATCCAAGCTCCCACTAGTTTTAACATCCAACATTGGCGATTCTTGATCATTCGGGATCCCCAACTGCGGCAAACCATCCGGGAAAAATATGGCAATCAGGCCCAAATGACCGACGCTTCCCTGTTAATTTTGGTAGCGGCGGATGTTAACGCTTGGGATAAAGACCCCGCCCGTTACTGGCGCAATGCCCCCCGGGAAGTGGCCAATTATCTTGTTGGGGCGATCGCCTCTTTCTATGGTGGCAAACCACAGTTGCAACGGGATGAAGCCCAACGGTCCATTGGCATGGCCATGCAAAATTTGATGTTGGCGGCCAAGGCCATGGGCTATGATAGCTGTCCCATGATCGGCTTTGACCTCCAAAAGGTAGCCGAGTTGGTCAAATTACCCGCTGACTATGCCATTGGCCCCATGGTGGCGATCGGTAAACGCACCGAAGATGCCCGGGCAAAAGGCGGTCAAACTCCCCTGGAAGAATTGGTCTGGGAAAACTCCTTTGCCTAA
- the aspS gene encoding aspartate--tRNA ligase: MRTHYCGDLRTTHLGETVTLYGWVDRRRDHGGVIFLDLRDRQGIVQIASSPDQTPASYPVAEGLRNEYVVQVTGVVSKRPPESLNEKIPTGEIEIYADSIILLNGVNQQLPFVVSSHEAEQVREDVRLKYRYLDLRRARLSQNLQLRHQVVKAMRRFLEDQENFLEIETPILTRSTPEGARDYLVPSRVNPGEWYALPQSPQLFKQLLMVAGMDRYYQIARCFRDEDLRADRQPEFTQLDMEMSFMGQEEILDLNEALICHIFKVVKNIDLPRPFPRLTYQESMAKYGNDRPDTRFGLELVDVSDLLGNTGFKVFSAAVSSGGSIKAIRVPGGNETISNVRIKPGGDLFKEATEAGAKGIAYIRVRDNGEIDTIGAIKENLDEAQVKTLLQLTQAEAGDLLLFGAGDTATVDKSLSRLRLVLGEQLGLIDPDAINLLWITDFPMFEWNSDEKRFEALHHPFTAPHPDDLGDLKTARAQAYDLVMNGVEIGGGSLRIYQREVQEKVFATIGLSPEEAHEKFGFLLDAFEYGTPPHGGIAYGLDRLVMLLAKEDSIRDVIAFPKTQQASCLLTEAPAAVDKKQLKELSVASTYVPKVKVDD; this comes from the coding sequence ATGCGTACTCATTATTGCGGCGACCTACGGACAACCCATCTGGGGGAGACAGTGACCCTCTACGGTTGGGTCGATCGCCGTCGGGATCATGGTGGCGTAATTTTCCTTGACCTGCGCGATCGCCAGGGCATAGTGCAAATCGCCAGTAGTCCTGACCAAACCCCCGCTTCCTATCCAGTGGCGGAAGGATTACGTAATGAATACGTGGTGCAAGTTACCGGTGTGGTCAGTAAACGTCCCCCGGAATCATTGAACGAAAAAATTCCCACCGGGGAAATTGAGATCTATGCCGACAGCATTATCTTGCTCAACGGCGTCAATCAACAATTACCTTTTGTGGTGTCTAGTCACGAAGCAGAACAGGTGCGGGAAGATGTGCGCCTTAAATACCGTTATCTAGATCTGCGGCGGGCTAGGTTGAGTCAAAATCTACAACTGCGGCATCAAGTGGTCAAAGCTATGCGCCGTTTCCTGGAAGATCAAGAGAATTTTCTGGAAATTGAAACCCCCATTCTCACCCGTTCCACCCCCGAAGGGGCCAGGGATTATCTTGTTCCCTCCCGAGTTAACCCAGGGGAATGGTACGCTCTGCCCCAATCGCCCCAACTGTTTAAGCAATTATTGATGGTGGCGGGGATGGATCGTTATTATCAAATTGCCCGTTGTTTTCGGGATGAAGATTTAAGAGCCGATCGCCAACCGGAATTTACCCAGTTGGATATGGAAATGAGCTTTATGGGCCAGGAGGAAATTCTTGACCTCAACGAAGCGTTAATTTGCCACATTTTCAAAGTTGTTAAAAATATCGATTTGCCCCGGCCATTTCCCCGATTGACCTATCAAGAATCAATGGCTAAGTATGGCAATGATCGCCCGGATACCCGTTTTGGTTTGGAATTGGTGGACGTTTCCGACCTGCTGGGTAACACAGGTTTTAAGGTTTTTTCCGCTGCCGTCAGTAGTGGGGGGTCCATCAAAGCTATCCGGGTGCCGGGGGGCAATGAGACTATTTCCAATGTGCGGATTAAACCCGGCGGAGATTTGTTCAAAGAAGCCACGGAAGCGGGCGCTAAGGGCATTGCCTACATTCGGGTGCGGGATAACGGAGAAATCGACACCATTGGGGCTATTAAAGAGAACCTAGATGAGGCCCAGGTAAAAACGTTACTGCAATTAACCCAAGCTGAAGCCGGAGACTTACTCCTGTTTGGTGCCGGAGACACTGCCACGGTGGATAAATCCCTTTCCCGCCTCCGGTTGGTGCTGGGAGAACAGTTGGGTTTGATCGATCCCGATGCCATTAACCTGCTTTGGATCACCGACTTCCCCATGTTCGAGTGGAATAGTGATGAAAAACGCTTTGAAGCTCTGCACCATCCTTTCACTGCGCCCCACCCCGATGATTTAGGCGATCTGAAAACTGCCCGGGCCCAGGCCTACGATTTGGTCATGAACGGCGTGGAAATTGGCGGCGGTAGTTTGCGGATTTACCAACGGGAAGTACAGGAAAAAGTTTTTGCCACCATCGGTTTATCCCCCGAAGAAGCCCACGAAAAATTTGGTTTCCTATTGGATGCGTTCGAGTATGGCACCCCTCCCCACGGCGGCATTGCCTACGGTTTAGACCGGTTAGTGATGTTGTTGGCTAAAGAAGATTCCATTCGGGATGTGATTGCTTTCCCCAAAACCCAACAGGCCAGTTGTCTGCTCACGGAAGCACCAGCGGCGGTGGATAAAAAACAACTCAAGGAATTGTCCGTGGCTTCTACTTACGTCCCTAAAGTTAAAGTGGACGACTAG
- a CDS encoding GuaB3 family IMP dehydrogenase-related protein: MNITIGRGKTARRAYGIDEIALVPGVRTLDPALADTRWKVGAIEREIPIIASAMDGVVDSRMAVLLSELGALGVVNLEGIQTRYEDPNPILDRIASVGKTEFVGLMQELYAEPIKPELITKRIQEIQAAGGIAAVSLTPVGASKYASTVAEAGADLLFIQATVVSTAHLSPESVESLDLVKLCQEMPMPVVLGNCVTYEVSLELMRAGAAAVLVGIGPGAACTSRGVLGVGVPQPTAIADCAAARDDYLQETGRYVPVIADGGIITGGDICKCIACGADAVMIGSPIARAAEAPGRGFHWGMATPSPVLPRGTRINVGTTGTIREILVGPAKLDDGTHNLLGAIKTSMGTLGAKDMKEMQQVDVVIAPSLLTEGKVYQKAQQLGMGK, encoded by the coding sequence GTGAACATTACGATTGGACGGGGAAAAACAGCCCGTCGAGCCTATGGTATCGACGAAATTGCACTGGTTCCCGGAGTGCGGACCTTAGACCCAGCCCTGGCCGATACCCGCTGGAAAGTGGGCGCCATTGAGCGGGAAATCCCCATTATTGCCAGCGCCATGGATGGGGTTGTGGACAGCCGCATGGCAGTACTACTATCCGAACTAGGCGCTTTGGGGGTAGTCAATTTAGAGGGCATTCAAACCCGCTACGAAGATCCCAATCCGATTTTGGACCGCATCGCTTCGGTGGGCAAAACGGAATTTGTGGGGTTAATGCAGGAACTCTACGCCGAACCCATCAAGCCGGAGTTAATTACCAAGCGCATTCAAGAAATCCAAGCCGCTGGGGGCATTGCCGCAGTTAGTCTGACTCCGGTGGGGGCATCTAAATATGCCAGTACGGTGGCCGAAGCTGGGGCGGATTTGTTATTTATCCAGGCCACAGTGGTCTCCACGGCCCACCTATCCCCCGAATCGGTGGAGAGTTTGGACCTGGTCAAGCTTTGTCAGGAAATGCCCATGCCGGTGGTGTTGGGCAATTGCGTTACCTACGAAGTCAGCCTGGAGTTGATGCGGGCCGGTGCAGCGGCGGTGCTGGTGGGTATTGGCCCCGGTGCGGCCTGTACTTCCCGGGGAGTTTTGGGAGTAGGGGTACCTCAACCGACGGCGATCGCCGATTGTGCAGCAGCCAGAGATGACTATTTGCAAGAAACGGGTCGTTACGTGCCTGTCATTGCCGATGGGGGCATCATTACTGGTGGGGACATCTGTAAATGTATTGCCTGCGGTGCTGATGCAGTGATGATTGGTTCCCCCATTGCCAGGGCGGCGGAAGCTCCCGGCCGTGGTTTCCATTGGGGTATGGCCACCCCCAGTCCCGTATTACCCCGGGGTACTCGCATCAACGTCGGTACCACTGGCACCATTCGGGAAATTTTAGTAGGGCCCGCCAAATTGGATGACGGCACCCATAATCTACTGGGGGCAATAAAAACTAGCATGGGCACCCTAGGAGCCAAAGATATGAAAGAGATGCAACAGGTGGATGTGGTCATTGCCCCTTCCCTGCTCACGGAGGGTAAGGTTTACCAAAAAGCCCAACAGTTGGGTATGGGTAAGTAA
- a CDS encoding carbohydrate ABC transporter permease yields MKHWKTYLVLVLLAIAMLLPLLWLVATALKAPTEDVFGGLGQLLPRQPNLGNFIKVWQDYPFGRYLFNSVVVSSITVALNLFFCALAAYPLARLNFVGRDMTLAAIVATLMIPFQLIMIPLYILAVNLGLRNSYVGIIFPSLASAFGIFLLRQAFQGVPKELEEAGRIDGCRELGIWWHIMIPAIRPALVTLAIFVFIGAWSDFLWPLIVLDQPEYYTLPLGVAQLSSALDFDWRLIAAASVIAIAPIIVLFLFVQRYIIPSEASSGVKG; encoded by the coding sequence GTGAAACACTGGAAAACTTACCTAGTTTTAGTCCTATTGGCGATCGCCATGTTGTTACCGTTGCTGTGGTTGGTAGCTACGGCGTTGAAGGCCCCGACGGAGGATGTCTTTGGGGGTTTGGGACAATTGTTACCCCGGCAACCCAACCTGGGGAATTTTATCAAGGTTTGGCAAGACTATCCCTTTGGCCGTTACCTATTCAACAGCGTGGTGGTGTCCAGCATCACTGTGGCCCTTAACTTGTTTTTTTGCGCCCTGGCCGCCTATCCCCTGGCCCGTTTAAACTTTGTCGGTCGGGACATGACCCTAGCGGCGATCGTGGCCACGTTGATGATTCCTTTCCAGTTAATCATGATTCCCCTCTACATTCTGGCAGTGAATTTAGGGCTCAGGAATAGCTACGTGGGCATTATCTTCCCCAGCCTTGCTTCTGCCTTTGGTATTTTTCTGCTCCGGCAAGCTTTCCAAGGGGTGCCCAAGGAATTGGAAGAAGCGGGCCGCATCGATGGTTGTCGAGAACTGGGTATTTGGTGGCACATTATGATTCCGGCCATTCGCCCTGCCCTGGTAACCCTAGCTATTTTTGTTTTTATCGGTGCCTGGAGCGATTTTCTCTGGCCACTGATTGTGCTCGATCAACCAGAATATTACACATTGCCTTTGGGCGTTGCTCAATTATCTAGTGCTTTGGATTTTGACTGGCGGCTCATTGCAGCGGCTTCCGTGATTGCTATTGCTCCCATTATCGTACTATTTCTGTTTGTGCAACGTTATATCATCCCCTCCGAGGCCAGCAGTGGAGTCAAAGGGTAG
- a CDS encoding trans-acting enoyl reductase family protein produces the protein MTKPLPYDLIIVGATGFVGGIVCRYLLSHWETAAAKNWAIAGRSQAKLDRLVQSLGPQAAHLPTFVVDIKDEAAVTTLCSQTKVVVSTVGPYALYGETLVRVCAITGTDYCDLTGEVQWVQQMIQKYEAIAKQSGARIVHCCGFDSIPSDLGVYYLQQQSQRRWGEPCIRVKMGVKACQGGISGGTIASGINLIQEAIADPSTRQALRNPYILCFKPDHRSDHPPSLIPVQNDPIFSGWTAPFVMAGINTPIVLRSNTLQNEVYGEGFQYEEGILTGPGIIGWLAAQGIKWSLDLMALALAIGPSRWLLLQILPKPGEGPTEEAQQQGFYDLRFWGETASGQSTMVKVTGDQDPGYGSTAKILAQAALCLAKDRPKSSLQGGFWTPAASFGQDLIHRLIDYAGLTFTEENGSTL, from the coding sequence ATGACGAAGCCATTGCCATATGACCTGATAATTGTGGGTGCGACGGGATTTGTCGGTGGGATTGTTTGCCGCTATTTGTTGTCCCACTGGGAAACTGCAGCAGCAAAAAACTGGGCGATCGCCGGCCGTTCCCAAGCTAAACTTGACCGTTTGGTTCAATCCCTTGGCCCTCAAGCTGCCCATTTGCCCACCTTTGTGGTTGATATCAAAGACGAAGCCGCTGTCACTACACTGTGCTCCCAAACCAAAGTTGTGGTTTCCACAGTCGGCCCCTATGCCCTTTATGGAGAAACCCTAGTCCGGGTTTGTGCCATTACCGGCACAGATTACTGCGATCTGACTGGGGAAGTCCAATGGGTACAACAAATGATCCAAAAATATGAGGCGATCGCCAAGCAATCAGGGGCTCGCATTGTCCATTGTTGCGGCTTCGATTCCATTCCTTCTGACCTCGGGGTGTATTACTTACAACAACAAAGTCAACGGCGTTGGGGGGAACCTTGCATCCGGGTCAAAATGGGGGTTAAAGCTTGCCAAGGTGGCATTTCCGGAGGCACGATCGCCAGTGGCATCAACCTGATTCAAGAGGCGATCGCCGATCCTTCCACCCGCCAGGCCCTCCGCAATCCTTACATCCTTTGCTTTAAACCTGATCACCGGTCTGACCATCCCCCCAGCCTCATCCCCGTGCAAAATGACCCCATCTTTTCCGGATGGACTGCCCCCTTTGTCATGGCAGGGATCAACACTCCCATTGTTTTACGTTCCAATACCCTCCAAAACGAAGTCTATGGTGAAGGGTTCCAATATGAGGAAGGCATCTTAACGGGGCCAGGGATAATCGGTTGGTTAGCAGCCCAGGGCATTAAATGGAGTTTGGATCTTATGGCCTTGGCTTTGGCGATCGGCCCCAGTCGATGGTTGTTACTCCAAATCCTACCTAAACCAGGGGAAGGCCCCACTGAAGAAGCTCAACAGCAGGGCTTTTATGATTTACGCTTTTGGGGAGAAACTGCCTCTGGCCAATCCACCATGGTCAAAGTTACAGGGGATCAAGACCCCGGCTATGGTTCCACGGCAAAAATATTAGCCCAAGCCGCATTATGTTTAGCCAAAGACAGACCCAAATCATCTCTCCAAGGCGGTTTCTGGACCCCTGCGGCTAGCTTTGGTCAGGATTTAATTCACCGGTTAATTGACTATGCTGGACTAACTTTTACCGAAGAAAATGGCTCTACCCTTTGA
- a CDS encoding DUF3153 domain-containing protein: protein MVLGVCCLLTGCVDYDVGIRFPEQHYGEIVQHITLGEQLTTLSQAEADRWLKSLDQRAKDLNGHTDRPSEETLVITIPFGSGQELVEKFNRFFNPQPPKGRRSPEPDQLDLLNLKAELALEQSNWLLADRNHLKLTVDLRALGVLSNQGNIILSPGSLINLNFDLQTPLTLQTPNAPGEELGTEVPGQWQLKPGQINVIETTFFVPSYLAIGTILIIILCLGGFYLKYGRWPGVLDSKVEGV from the coding sequence ATGGTTTTGGGTGTTTGCTGTTTGCTAACCGGCTGTGTGGATTATGACGTGGGCATTCGTTTTCCAGAGCAACATTATGGGGAAATTGTCCAACACATTACCCTGGGGGAACAACTAACTACCCTGAGCCAAGCAGAAGCCGATCGTTGGCTCAAAAGTTTAGACCAGCGGGCTAAGGACTTAAACGGTCACACGGATCGCCCGTCGGAGGAAACCCTTGTGATAACCATTCCTTTTGGTAGCGGCCAGGAGTTGGTGGAAAAGTTCAATCGCTTTTTTAATCCCCAACCCCCCAAAGGAAGGCGATCGCCAGAGCCAGACCAGTTGGATTTGCTTAATTTGAAAGCGGAACTCGCACTAGAGCAAAGTAATTGGTTATTAGCAGACCGCAATCATCTCAAGTTAACCGTTGACCTGCGGGCCCTAGGGGTTTTATCCAACCAAGGCAACATTATCCTTAGTCCCGGCTCCCTAATTAACCTCAATTTTGATTTGCAAACTCCCTTAACTCTCCAAACTCCCAATGCTCCGGGGGAAGAATTAGGCACAGAAGTGCCTGGGCAATGGCAGTTAAAACCTGGACAAATTAACGTTATTGAAACGACCTTTTTTGTGCCTAGTTATTTGGCGATCGGGACAATTTTAATTATCATCCTTTGTTTAGGGGGTTTTTATCTCAAATATGGCCGTTGGCCCGGAGTGCTTGATAGCAAAGTTGAGGGAGTTTAA
- a CDS encoding metal ABC transporter permease — protein sequence MNQLVVAFPFWHWLVEPLQYEFLIRAIWVSAFVGLVCAVLSCYITLKGWSLMGDAISHAVVPGVVLAYALNIPFAIGAFTFGFGATVAIGYVKSKTRLKEDAVIGIVFTGFFALGLVLVTKIPSNVDLFHILFGNVLGISQQDIIQTLIAGSITLIVILLRRKDLLLFCFDPNHAKAIGLRTQVMYYTLLSVLALTIVAALQTAGIILVISMLVTPGSIGYLLSDRFDHMLWYSVVSSVLSCVLGTYLSYHFDVSTGGMIVVILTTLFVIAMIGAPKYGILAQEWRKRSGPNPEDDENQTVVVDQV from the coding sequence GTGAATCAGTTAGTGGTGGCCTTTCCCTTTTGGCATTGGTTAGTGGAGCCTTTGCAATATGAATTTTTAATCCGGGCAATTTGGGTGAGCGCCTTTGTGGGACTAGTGTGTGCGGTGCTCTCTTGCTACATCACTCTCAAAGGTTGGTCCTTAATGGGGGATGCCATTTCCCATGCAGTGGTCCCCGGTGTAGTGCTGGCCTATGCCTTGAATATTCCCTTTGCCATTGGAGCTTTTACCTTTGGCTTTGGGGCAACGGTGGCGATCGGTTACGTCAAGTCTAAAACCCGGTTAAAGGAGGATGCAGTCATTGGCATTGTCTTTACGGGATTTTTTGCCCTTGGATTAGTGTTGGTGACCAAAATTCCTAGTAATGTTGACCTATTCCATATTCTGTTTGGCAATGTGCTGGGCATTTCTCAACAAGACATCATCCAAACCTTGATTGCTGGCTCCATTACCCTAATCGTGATTTTGTTGCGCCGCAAGGACCTGCTCTTGTTTTGTTTTGATCCAAACCATGCCAAGGCGATCGGTCTACGCACCCAAGTGATGTATTACACGCTGTTGTCGGTTCTGGCCCTCACCATTGTGGCGGCTTTACAAACAGCGGGCATTATTTTAGTAATTTCCATGCTGGTCACTCCAGGATCCATTGGCTATCTGCTCAGCGATCGCTTTGATCATATGCTTTGGTACTCGGTCGTCAGCAGTGTACTGTCCTGTGTGCTTGGCACCTATTTGAGCTATCACTTTGATGTTTCGACCGGGGGCATGATTGTGGTTATCCTGACAACGCTATTCGTAATAGCCATGATTGGTGCACCCAAGTATGGCATTTTGGCCCAGGAATGGCGCAAACGCTCGGGGCCAAATCCGGAAGACGATGAAAATCAGACTGTGGTGGTAGATCAAGTCTAG
- a CDS encoding metal ABC transporter ATP-binding protein, whose protein sequence is MAATLSRLDISVDGVSVTYNNARLALYNATCTVEPGTITALVGPNGSGKSTLFKSIMGFLQPSQGRVRIGGFSVQKAQKQQLMAYVPQADEVDWNFPVSVFDVVMMGRYGYMNVLRIPSAKDRRLVMESLERVGMVKYRDRQIGELSGGQKKRAFLARALAQEGKVILLDEPFTGVDVKTEKGMIDLLMELRDEGHTILISTHDLASISTFCDHTILLNRTILAQGKTEETFTKENLELTFGGLPMLSLNQMFESTEVDA, encoded by the coding sequence ATGGCAGCCACCCTATCTCGTCTTGATATATCCGTCGATGGTGTCAGCGTTACCTATAACAACGCCCGTTTGGCCCTTTATAACGCTACCTGCACCGTTGAACCCGGCACCATTACCGCCCTGGTGGGGCCCAATGGCAGTGGTAAATCGACTCTGTTCAAATCCATCATGGGGTTTTTGCAACCGAGTCAGGGACGGGTACGCATTGGTGGCTTTTCCGTACAAAAGGCCCAAAAGCAACAGTTGATGGCCTACGTTCCCCAAGCTGATGAGGTGGACTGGAACTTTCCGGTCAGTGTGTTTGATGTGGTGATGATGGGGCGCTATGGCTATATGAATGTGTTGCGTATTCCTAGCGCCAAAGACCGTCGTTTGGTGATGGAAAGTCTAGAGCGGGTGGGCATGGTGAAATACCGCGATCGCCAAATTGGGGAACTTTCCGGCGGTCAAAAGAAGCGGGCATTTTTGGCCCGGGCCTTGGCCCAGGAAGGCAAGGTAATTCTGTTAGATGAGCCTTTTACCGGGGTTGATGTGAAAACAGAAAAAGGCATGATTGATTTACTCATGGAACTGCGGGATGAGGGGCACACCATTCTGATTTCTACCCATGATTTGGCCTCCATTTCCACCTTTTGTGACCACACCATTCTGCTCAACCGCACTATTTTGGCCCAGGGTAAAACTGAAGAAACCTTCACCAAAGAAAATTTGGAACTGACTTTTGGTGGGCTACCAATGCTGAGTCTGAATCAGATGTTTGAATCGACAGAGGTAGATGCGTGA